One genomic segment of Petrotoga sp. 9PW.55.5.1 includes these proteins:
- the gndA gene encoding NADP-dependent phosphogluconate dehydrogenase, whose amino-acid sequence MDQGKSDIAVVGMAVMGQNLALNMESKGFIVSVYNRHSEKTQRFVEERARNKNILGTYNIKELVDSLKTPRKIMLMVKAGNPVDGVIKELLPYLEEGDIIIDGGNSYYKDTDRRSEYLSQKHIRFLGTGVSGGEYGALHGPSIMPGGDKSAYEEVKEILEATAAKTQDGPCVTYLGPKSSGHYVKMVHNGIEYAIMELISETYDIMRKVFKLSPKEMSNLFKEWNEEHQSYLMEITYKILDWVDEETGKPIVDVILDSAKQKGTGKWSVQDALDLNISIPTINAAVNARTLSSIKEERIKIEKIYKTTIESNLKEDFIYSLKNALFIATVIAYTEGMKLLQVASNEYGYNLDLSEVARIWEDGCIIRSALLKPIQKSFKNDPHLINLIISNEFKNEFQNRIPELRKVVSEIKKANIPIPAFSSALDYFDGLSSKELPANLIQAQRDYFGAHTYERRDKEGVFHTEWQDIHNI is encoded by the coding sequence TATGGGACAAAATCTTGCACTTAACATGGAATCAAAAGGATTTATAGTTTCTGTATACAATAGACATTCTGAAAAAACCCAAAGATTTGTAGAAGAAAGAGCAAGAAACAAAAACATATTAGGAACATACAATATTAAGGAATTAGTAGATTCTTTAAAAACTCCAAGAAAAATTATGCTGATGGTTAAAGCCGGAAACCCTGTTGATGGTGTTATTAAAGAATTGCTCCCTTATTTAGAAGAAGGAGACATAATAATCGATGGAGGAAACTCTTATTATAAAGATACGGATAGAAGATCTGAATATCTTTCTCAAAAACATATTAGATTCTTAGGTACAGGTGTTAGCGGAGGGGAATATGGAGCATTACACGGACCTTCTATTATGCCCGGAGGAGATAAATCAGCATACGAAGAAGTTAAAGAAATACTTGAAGCTACAGCTGCAAAAACACAAGACGGACCCTGTGTAACTTATTTAGGGCCAAAATCAAGTGGTCATTATGTAAAAATGGTTCATAACGGTATAGAATACGCTATTATGGAACTTATTTCAGAAACATATGATATTATGAGAAAAGTATTTAAATTATCTCCAAAAGAGATGAGTAACTTATTTAAGGAGTGGAACGAAGAACATCAATCTTACTTGATGGAAATAACCTACAAAATTTTAGATTGGGTAGATGAAGAAACAGGAAAACCCATTGTGGATGTTATTTTAGATAGTGCAAAACAAAAAGGAACAGGTAAATGGAGCGTTCAGGATGCCCTCGATTTAAATATATCTATTCCAACGATCAACGCTGCAGTAAATGCAAGAACCCTTTCTTCAATAAAAGAGGAAAGAATAAAGATAGAAAAAATATATAAAACCACTATTGAAAGTAATCTTAAAGAAGATTTCATTTATTCCTTAAAAAATGCTTTGTTCATAGCAACCGTAATTGCATATACAGAGGGAATGAAATTGTTACAAGTTGCTTCCAACGAGTACGGATACAATCTAGATTTATCCGAAGTTGCACGAATATGGGAAGATGGGTGTATAATAAGATCAGCCCTCTTAAAACCCATTCAAAAATCTTTCAAAAATGATCCACATTTGATAAACTTAATTATTTCTAATGAATTTAAAAATGAATTTCAGAATAGAATCCCAGAATTAAGAAAAGTTGTTTCAGAAATAAAAAAAGCTAACATCCCTATTCCTGCTTTTAGTTCAGCTCTTGACTATTTTGATGGACTAAGTTCTAAAGAACTTCCAGCAAACCTGATTCAAGCTCAAAGAGATTATTTTGGTGCCCATACTTACGAAAGAAGAGATAAAGAAGGCGTTTTCCATACCGAATGGCAAGATATCCACAATATCTAA
- a CDS encoding gluconokinase, whose product MKYVLVLDVGTTNMKVAIVDQNGTLIKQEIKKINLHHQEEGAAEHDTNELWNNFLNLSKKVTSNFKEEISLLIFSGYQFGFLPVSSAGKPLMGMVTLLDTRSKNIMNDVEKKYSLEEIYKKTGCPPAFNYTIARILWLKKEKPEIFSKTYKFLDIKSFFTYKLTGNYYTEASLASVTQLLDIESQKWDDDLVSKIGISKEQLPELVAGNVIVDKINKEVAKKIGLNYEIPIMLGVYDGGAMILGMGGYKNSAVCNLGTTAMFRSAYNQPLLDKTGLNRLQTYALLPGMWAIGGAVNNAGVVIDWFKNNLAKEVDYEEISNKASKIKAGSEGVICFPFLTGERDPRIGSLSSGSFFGLKTHHNLNHMARSIYEGIGYGLNMIKTALEENSVKFDKLIIGGSGSKSNAWVQILADIFNLPITKSKTENATLIGESMLAFTTLGVYNNIEEAGKIMIKTEETFEPQFNSVELYKKYYAFFVKMVEKYKDMYFLHNELLN is encoded by the coding sequence ATGAAATATGTTTTAGTTCTAGATGTGGGAACAACGAACATGAAAGTAGCGATTGTGGATCAGAATGGAACTTTGATAAAACAAGAAATTAAAAAAATAAACCTTCATCATCAAGAAGAAGGCGCAGCAGAGCACGATACCAATGAACTATGGAATAATTTTTTGAACCTTTCAAAGAAGGTAACATCAAACTTTAAAGAGGAAATCTCTCTACTTATTTTTTCTGGATACCAATTCGGGTTTTTGCCTGTTAGTTCCGCCGGTAAACCTCTTATGGGCATGGTTACTCTTTTGGACACTCGCTCTAAAAATATAATGAATGACGTCGAAAAAAAATATTCTCTTGAGGAAATATACAAAAAAACCGGATGTCCCCCAGCTTTTAATTACACTATAGCAAGAATATTATGGTTAAAAAAGGAAAAACCGGAAATATTTTCAAAAACTTATAAATTTTTAGACATTAAAAGCTTTTTTACATACAAACTCACAGGAAATTACTACACTGAAGCAAGTCTAGCTTCTGTCACCCAACTTTTAGACATAGAATCTCAAAAATGGGATGATGATTTAGTATCGAAGATAGGAATAAGTAAAGAACAGCTTCCTGAGCTTGTAGCTGGTAATGTTATTGTTGATAAAATCAATAAGGAAGTTGCAAAAAAAATAGGTTTAAACTACGAAATACCAATAATGTTAGGAGTTTACGATGGTGGAGCCATGATACTTGGTATGGGTGGATACAAAAATAGCGCAGTATGTAATTTAGGAACAACAGCTATGTTTAGAAGCGCATATAATCAACCATTACTAGATAAAACTGGCCTAAACAGGCTTCAAACCTATGCACTTCTTCCTGGAATGTGGGCTATTGGTGGAGCAGTAAATAATGCAGGGGTAGTAATTGATTGGTTTAAGAACAACCTAGCAAAAGAAGTAGATTATGAAGAAATATCTAATAAAGCTTCTAAAATAAAGGCTGGTTCAGAAGGAGTAATTTGTTTTCCTTTTTTAACTGGAGAACGTGATCCCCGAATAGGAAGTCTGTCAAGCGGAAGTTTTTTTGGATTAAAAACACATCACAACTTAAATCACATGGCTAGATCTATATACGAAGGAATTGGTTACGGGTTAAATATGATAAAAACCGCTCTTGAAGAAAATAGTGTGAAGTTCGACAAATTAATAATAGGCGGATCGGGAAGCAAAAGTAACGCTTGGGTTCAAATTTTAGCTGATATTTTTAATCTTCCAATAACTAAATCAAAAACTGAAAACGCTACTCTAATTGGTGAATCAATGTTAGCTTTTACAACTCTTGGGGTTTACAACAATATAGAAGAAGCTGGAAAGATAATGATAAAAACAGAAGAAACTTTTGAACCTCAATTTAATTCTGTAGAATTGTATAAGAAATATTATGCTTTCTTTGTAAAAATGGTTGAAAAGTATAAAGACATGTATTTTTTGCATAACGAATTATTAAATTAA
- a CDS encoding D-isomer specific 2-hydroxyacid dehydrogenase family protein, with translation MQRLKKIGLIERISVDPKISGKELANKLKGYKFVIASVTPTFSQEFFQYNKDVKLIARHGIGYNNVDIDAATQNGVMVTRVLGIHERDSVAEIAVAMMLLCLRQIIPANKAVLENKWDERKKFVGNELSRLTVGIIGYGNIGSRVGEIVKEGFNSKVLAYDPYIADKVIEKTGVTPASFEEILKGSDVISLNASLNKGNYHFIDKKAFDLMKDGVVIVNTARGELINEADFVEALKEGKVSAAGLDVLETEPIDQSSQLLKLPNVFIIPHIGGYGKYSLRNMDEKMVEDIEKLMSGKIPEQVVNPQVIEKIIKEFS, from the coding sequence ATGCAAAGATTAAAAAAGATAGGCCTTATAGAAAGAATATCGGTTGACCCAAAAATATCTGGTAAAGAATTAGCAAACAAATTGAAAGGTTATAAGTTTGTAATTGCAAGTGTTACGCCAACTTTCTCTCAAGAGTTCTTTCAATACAACAAAGATGTTAAGCTAATAGCTAGACATGGAATTGGATATAACAACGTTGACATTGATGCAGCCACTCAAAATGGTGTAATGGTTACAAGAGTTTTGGGTATTCACGAGAGAGATTCCGTAGCTGAAATTGCAGTAGCTATGATGCTACTCTGTTTAAGACAAATAATACCCGCTAACAAAGCTGTTTTAGAAAATAAATGGGACGAGAGAAAAAAGTTTGTGGGAAATGAACTCTCTAGATTGACAGTTGGAATCATTGGATATGGGAATATTGGAAGCCGTGTAGGTGAAATAGTAAAAGAGGGATTTAATTCAAAAGTTCTTGCTTATGATCCATATATTGCTGACAAAGTTATAGAAAAAACAGGTGTTACACCTGCTAGTTTTGAAGAGATCTTAAAAGGATCTGATGTAATTAGTTTAAATGCATCTTTAAATAAAGGAAATTACCATTTTATAGATAAAAAGGCGTTTGATTTAATGAAAGATGGCGTAGTAATAGTAAATACTGCTAGAGGTGAATTAATCAACGAAGCTGATTTTGTTGAAGCTTTAAAAGAAGGAAAAGTTTCAGCAGCTGGACTTGACGTTTTAGAAACTGAACCTATTGATCAAAGTAGCCAGCTACTAAAATTACCAAACGTTTTTATAATTCCTCATATTGGTGGTTATGGAAAATATTCTTTGCGAAATATGGATGAAAAGATGGTTGAAGACATTGAAAAATTAATGAGTGGAAAAATTCCTGAACAAGTAGTAAATCCACAAGTCATAGAAAAAATTATTAAAGAATTTTCTTAA